From Salvelinus namaycush isolate Seneca chromosome 27, SaNama_1.0, whole genome shotgun sequence, the proteins below share one genomic window:
- the LOC120022608 gene encoding inactive tyrosine-protein kinase transmembrane receptor ROR1-like, with protein MSRVSLVSCKWCESCVSCESCGIDDFDEEGFCQPYRGVACSRFIGNRSIFVDSLQMQGEIETQITAAFTMIGTSNHLSDRCSLFAIPSLCHFAFPTCDRSSGTDKPRDLCKDECEILENDLCKTEYIIARSNPIILKRLKLPNCEDLAGHTSPEAANCMRIGIPMVEPFNKNHKCFNSSGSDFRGTVSKTKSGRQCQPWNSQYPHSHTYLAVQYPELSGGHSYCRNPGNKQEGPWCFTLDEGVRLELCDIPVCDYKEKRGGSNMEILYILVPSITIPLAIALLFFFICLCRNNQKASRPPAPRQPKPVRGQNVEMSMLTNYKPKSKAKELPLSAVRFMEELGECTFGKIYKGHLYMPGMEHAQLVAIKTLKDYSSPGQWGDFQQEASVMAELHHHNVVCLLGVVTQEQPVCMLFEFLNQGDLHEFLIMRSPHSDVGCSSDEDGTIKSILDHGDFLHLAIQVAAGMEYLASHSFVHKDLAARNILVGERLHVKISDLGLSREIYASDYYRVQPKALLPIRWMPPESMAYGKFTSESDIWAFGVVLWEIFSYGLQPYYGFSNQEVMEMVRKRQLLPCPEDCPPRVFSLMTECWQEGPARRPRFKDIHCRLRAWEGLSSHASSSTPSGGGGNATTQTTSLSASPVSNLSNPRYAAAAGYLYPAQGIPAPGHPGHQMAGWTPMTHGAPMAQNQHQHQCFIPVNGYPIPPGYAAFPAAHFQAQGPPRVVQHLPPPKSRSPSSASGSTSTGHVASLPSTGSNHDANTPLLSHCVAISALPGGGTMQVYGHMSQKALQQMDPSQTSALLADANRLMYSDSIITADV; from the exons ATGAGTCGTGTGAGTCTTGTGTCGTGTAAGTGGTGTGAGTCGTGTGTGTCGTGTGAGTCATGTGGCAT TGATGATTTTGATGAGGAGGGGTTCTGCCAACCGTACAGGGGAGTGGCCTGTTCTCGCTTCATAGGAAACCGCAGCATCTTCGTTGACTCTCTGCAGATGCAGGGTGAGATCGAGACCCAGATCACAG CCGCCTTCACCATGATCGGAACGTCCAACCACCTGTCGGACCGCTGCTCCCTGTTCGCCATCCCGTCTCTGTGCCACTTTGCCTTCCCAACATGTGACCGCAGCTCTGGGACTGACAAGCCCAGGGACCTGTGTAAG GACGAGTGTGAGATCCTAGAGAATGACCTGTGTAAGACCGAGTACATCATCGCCCGTTCCAACCCCATCATCCTGAAGAGACTGAAACTACCTAACTGTGAGGACCTGGCGGGACACACCAGCCCAGAGGCTGCCAACTGTATGAGGATAGGGATCCCCATGGTCGAGCCCTTCAACAAGA ACCACAAGTGTTTCAACAGCAGTGGTTCAGACTTCCGCGGGACGGTCAGTAAGACCAAGTCAGGTCGTCAGTGCCAGCCCTGGAACTCTCAGTACCCTCACAGCCACACCTACCTGGCGGTACAATACCCTGAGCTCAGCGGAGGACACTCCTACTGCCGTAACCCCGGCAACAAGCAGGAGGGACCATGGTGTTTCACGCTGGACGAGGGGGTCCGCTTGGAGCTATGTGACATCCCTGTTTGTG ATTATAAGGAGAAGCGTGGGGGCAGTAACATGGAGATTCTGTACATCCTGGTCCCGAGCATAACCATCCCTCTGGCCATCGCCCTCCTTTTCTTCTTCATCTGTTTGTGTCGTAACAACCAGAAGGCTTCTCGCCCCCCAGCCCCCAGACAGCCCAAACCTGTCAGGGGACAGAACGTTGAGATGTCCATGCTCACCAATTACAAACCCAAG agTAAGGCCAAGGAACTCCCCCTATCCGCAGTGCGTTTCATGGAGGAGCTAGGTGAATGTACATTTGGTAAGATCTACAAGGGCCACCTGTACATGCCTGGTATGGAGCATGCCCAGCTGGTGGCCATCAAGACCCTGAAGGACTACTCCAGCCCTGGCCAGTGGGGGGACTTCCAACAG GAGGCATCAGTCATGGCTGAGCTGCACCATCACAATGTGGTGTGTCTTTTGGGGGTAGTGACCCAGGAGCAGCCTGTCTGCATGCTGTTTGAGTTCCTGAACCAGGGGGACCTCCATGAGTTCCTCATCATGCGTTCTCCTCACTCTGACGTGGGCTGTAGTAGTGATGAGGACGGGACCATCAAGTCCATCCTGGACCACGGAGACTTCCTGCACCTGGCCATCCAG GTGGCTGCTGGTATGGAATACCTGGCCAGTCACTCCTTCGTCCATAAGGACCTGGCAGCCCGTAACATCCTAGTGGGGGAACGGCTCCACGTCAAGATATCTGACCTAGGTCTGTCCCGAGAGATCTATGCCTCCGACTACTACAG GGTCCAGCCCAAGGCTTTACTCCCGATCCGATGGATGCCTCCTGAGTCCATGGCCTATGGGAAGTTCACGTCGGAGTCAGACATCTGGGCGTTTGGCGTGGTGCTGTGGGAGATCTTCAGCTACGGCCTGCAGCCCTACTACGGCTTCAGCAACCAGGAGGTCATGGAGATGGTGAGGAAACGTCAGCTGCTGCCCTGCCCAGAGGACTGCCCCCCCAGGGTCTTCAGCCTGATGACAGAGTGCTGGCAGGAGGGCCCAGCGAGGCGTCCGCGGTTTAAGGATATCCACTGTCGTCTCCGGGCCTGGGAGGGGCTGTCATCCCACGCCAGTTCTAGTACCCCATCAGGAGGCGGGGGCAACGCCACCACCCAGACCACCTCGTTGAGTGCTAGTCCTGTCAGTAACCTCAGCAACCCACGCTACGCCGCCGCTGCAGGCTACCTCTACCCAGCTCAGGGGATACCCGCGCCAGGTCATCCGGGCCACCAAATGGCAGGCTGGACCCCTATGACCCATGGAGCACCCATGGCCCAGAACCAGCACCAACACCAATGCTTCATCCCTGTCAACGGCTACCCCATCCCCCCAGGCTATGCTGCCTTCCCTGCAGCCCACTTCCAGGCCCAGGGCCCCCCCAGGGTGGTGCAACACCTCCCCCCGCCCAAGAGCAGATCTCCCAGCAGTGCTAGCGGCTCCACCAGCACCGGTCATGTGGCCAGCTTGCCGTCCACGGGGTCTAATCACGATGCGAACACGCCACTGCTGTCACACTGCGTGGCGATATCTGCCCTGCCAGGGGGCGGGACCATGCAGGTGTACGGACACATGTCCCAGAAGGCTTTGCAACAGATGGACCCCTCGCAGACGTCTGCACTGCTGGCCGACGCCAACAGACTCATGTACAGCGATTCGATCATCACCGCTGACGTGTAA